A genomic stretch from Flavobacterium humidisoli includes:
- a CDS encoding MlaE family ABC transporter permease: MILAIKNTFAEIGETTLFAKRFFKEVFIPPYETKEFLKQCYVIGYKSLPLVAITGFIMGLVLTLQSRPTLVKFGAESWLPGMVALSLIREIAPVITALICAGKISSGIGAELGSMKVTEQIDAMEVSAVNPYNYLVVTRVLACTLMVPLLVFFADAVGIIGGYVGINIHGDVNFYRFLTQIIQSLEFLDLFPATLKTFFFGFFIGMIGCYKGFNASNGTESVGQAANSAVVTASLSIFIIDMVAVQITDLFF; the protein is encoded by the coding sequence TTGATCCTTGCTATTAAAAATACATTCGCCGAAATTGGAGAGACCACCTTATTCGCCAAAAGGTTTTTTAAGGAGGTTTTTATTCCGCCTTATGAGACCAAGGAGTTTCTAAAACAATGCTATGTTATAGGATATAAATCTTTGCCATTGGTTGCCATTACCGGTTTTATAATGGGATTGGTACTTACACTGCAATCGCGTCCGACTTTGGTAAAATTTGGTGCAGAATCGTGGCTTCCTGGTATGGTTGCGCTTTCGCTGATAAGAGAAATCGCACCCGTAATTACTGCATTGATTTGTGCCGGAAAAATTTCATCTGGAATTGGAGCCGAATTAGGATCAATGAAAGTGACCGAACAGATTGATGCTATGGAAGTTTCAGCCGTCAATCCGTATAACTATCTGGTTGTAACAAGAGTGCTAGCCTGTACTTTGATGGTTCCGCTTTTGGTATTTTTTGCCGATGCTGTCGGAATCATTGGCGGTTATGTAGGCATTAACATTCATGGCGATGTCAACTTCTATAGATTTTTAACCCAGATCATTCAATCCTTAGAATTCTTAGATCTCTTTCCAGCCACTCTTAAAACTTTCTTTTTTGGGTTTTTTATCGGAATGATTGGCTGTTATAAAGGTTTTAATGCTTCTAACGGAACAGAGAGTGTGGGTCAGGCTGCCAATTCTGCTGTTGTAACAGCGTCGTTGAGCATTTTTATTATAGATATGGTTGCTGTTCAAATAACCGATTTATTCTTTTAA
- a CDS encoding ABC transporter ATP-binding protein yields MMKEKLHKEPKTKEKDQTPIIEIKDLHKTFGKDNAVLKGVNLTLNKGEDLVVLGRSGSGKSVTIKCIVGLIEPDKGEIKVFDENVLNISKSELNEIRVRIGFLFQSGALYDSMSVRENLAFTLTKHQRDLSREEVDNEVMEALESVGLADAVDKMPSELSGGMKKRIGLARTLILKPEIILYDEPTTGLDTITSREISELILDIKHKQKTSSIIITHDMACAKMTADRIVVLKDGVIHAEGTYEELEKDEDEWVRSFFE; encoded by the coding sequence ATGATGAAGGAAAAACTACATAAAGAACCCAAAACAAAAGAGAAAGATCAAACTCCGATTATCGAGATTAAAGATCTTCATAAAACTTTTGGAAAAGATAATGCTGTTTTAAAAGGCGTAAATCTCACTTTGAATAAAGGCGAAGATTTAGTGGTTTTAGGACGTTCAGGCTCTGGAAAATCAGTCACAATAAAATGTATCGTTGGATTGATTGAACCAGACAAAGGCGAAATTAAAGTTTTTGATGAAAACGTTCTTAATATTTCAAAAAGCGAGCTGAATGAAATTAGAGTCAGAATCGGATTTTTGTTCCAAAGTGGAGCACTTTACGATTCAATGTCCGTTAGAGAAAATCTCGCTTTTACATTGACCAAACACCAACGCGATTTAAGCCGAGAAGAAGTGGATAATGAAGTAATGGAAGCACTAGAAAGTGTTGGTTTGGCCGATGCAGTAGACAAAATGCCCTCTGAACTTTCTGGTGGTATGAAAAAAAGAATTGGTCTGGCGCGAACGCTAATCTTAAAACCAGAGATTATTTTGTATGACGAACCCACAACGGGTTTGGACACGATAACTTCAAGAGAAATCAGCGAATTGATCTTGGATATTAAACACAAACAAAAAACTTCTTCAATCATTATTACTCACGATATGGCCTGTGCAAAAATGACAGCCGATCGAATTGTGGTTTTAAAAGACGGTGTGATTCATGCCGAAGGAACATATGAAGAATTAGAAAAAGACGAAGACGAATGGGTGCGCTCATTTTTTGAATAA
- a CDS encoding MlaD family protein, which produces MEKESGYTWKLGMFVTIGLLLFIMAVYFIGKQQNLFGSTFHISSQFKTVSGLEVGNNVRFSGINVGTVEQIQLKNDSTVRVVLVMKEEVRKFIKTDATASIGSDGLMGDKVLTISPGAKSQKEIEDNGQIASVDGIEMHDIMKSVKKSVDNIGVISDEIAIFSHSMNNGNGALARLVKDDKMANSVSNTLSNLETGTKGFSENMEAAKSNFLFRGYFKKKEKEKKEKQEEKKEKQEERKEKQEEKKEEAKKEKEEKAAKEKEQKEKEEKQKQEEAKKAEAEKK; this is translated from the coding sequence ATGGAAAAGGAATCTGGATACACTTGGAAATTAGGAATGTTTGTAACGATTGGTTTACTGCTTTTTATTATGGCTGTCTATTTTATCGGAAAACAGCAAAATCTTTTTGGTTCAACCTTTCATATTAGTTCTCAGTTTAAAACTGTAAGCGGTTTAGAAGTCGGAAATAATGTTCGCTTTTCTGGGATTAATGTGGGAACAGTAGAACAAATTCAGTTGAAAAATGACTCGACTGTGAGAGTTGTTTTAGTAATGAAAGAAGAAGTTCGAAAATTCATTAAAACTGACGCCACTGCCAGCATTGGTTCAGACGGTTTAATGGGCGATAAAGTTTTGACCATTTCTCCAGGCGCTAAATCTCAAAAAGAGATTGAAGATAACGGGCAGATTGCTTCGGTTGATGGAATTGAAATGCACGATATTATGAAAAGCGTTAAGAAAAGTGTGGATAATATCGGCGTGATTTCAGACGAAATAGCCATTTTTAGCCACAGCATGAACAATGGAAACGGTGCTTTGGCAAGATTGGTTAAAGACGATAAAATGGCCAACAGCGTTTCGAATACGCTTTCTAATCTAGAAACAGGTACAAAAGGTTTCAGTGAAAATATGGAAGCGGCAAAAAGCAATTTCCTTTTTAGAGGCTACTTCAAGAAAAAAGAAAAAGAGAAAAAAGAGAAGCAGGAAGAAAAGAAAGAGAAGCAAGAAGAAAGAAAAGAGAAACAAGAGGAAAAGAAAGAAGAAGCTAAAAAAGAGAAAGAAGAAAAAGCTGCTAAAGAAAAGGAACAAAAAGAGAAAGAAGAAAAGCAAAAGCAGGAAGAGGCTAAAAAAGCAGAAGCAGAGAAAAAATAA
- a CDS encoding AsmA family protein: protein MPSSIKHTALKVLKITGITIAVILFLLFIIPLLFPGKIASEVKKIANERLDTKLEFTKSKLSFFTHFPSLTVSLDDLSLTGSKPFSNDTLLRADQVAFGIDIKRLLFDNEVKINKLYVSDALINVMVNTKGQANYNIYMAPEDRNKKEDPNAPEEGTAIRLERIDLQNCHVKYNDRSAKILVDAKGFNYIGKGNLSEDIFDLATDAKIDELDFYYDRTGYLRKKKVSADLITRINTHALSFILQKNELHINKLPLKFTGLFTILRDGYKINIKAASENTTVKDLLSVMPPEYLTWLDRTEISGRSDLLLTFKGDYNVQKKQKPNLAFNLKINEGSVNYKNAPVPLTDFQMDLNAMLPSLDTEQLLVNLRTLKFKVGEKDYFNAYLHSKGLSEMSINASVKGALDLAVVDAALGLENMDLKGILKTDIQARGVFSTTKKLFPKTIGGISLRNGWLKTKYYPNPITNITFIANMLNKAGTYQDLIVAVAPFSFVFEGNPVYVNATLSDFSNLAYNAKIKGELNVGRIYQVFSQKGLDLTGYAKADLSLKGKQSYATTGQYDKLDNRGTLLLKNIKATSELFPKAFYIKQGNFRFQNEKMWFEKFNASYGKSDFDINGYLLNTINYFLESKGTLSGNFNLKSKLINVDEFMALEEGENKDRNLEVEYAKEDHPKMSGVVIIPENLNVTLNANADKIEYNKLIFNKLNGKIGVKKEGFYLENITFNIIDCILGINALYKDESPTSAHFDAHFTAKDFDVQRAYKEIPMFHDMVTAAEKAHGIISVDYNVRGDLNGNMGPIYESLQGGGTLNLRDVQIKGLKLFDGISSKTGQNGLNNPDMKGIEIKSTIDKNLINIEPFTFSVASFRPTIKGTTSFDGLLDLRMRLGLPLFGIIGFPIVITGTHDAPKIKIFSKTGQEINPAVYDEKKNKVIRKEKVSKSKTK, encoded by the coding sequence ATGCCCAGTTCAATCAAACATACCGCCTTAAAAGTTTTAAAAATTACTGGAATTACGATTGCGGTAATTTTGTTTTTGCTATTTATTATTCCGCTGCTTTTTCCTGGAAAAATTGCTTCGGAAGTGAAGAAAATTGCAAACGAGCGTTTGGATACTAAATTGGAATTTACAAAATCTAAACTTTCTTTTTTCACACACTTTCCATCATTGACTGTTTCGCTAGACGATTTGTCTTTAACCGGCTCTAAACCTTTCAGCAATGATACTTTATTAAGAGCCGATCAGGTTGCATTTGGAATTGATATCAAAAGGTTGCTTTTTGATAACGAAGTTAAAATCAACAAACTTTATGTTTCTGACGCTTTAATAAATGTAATGGTCAACACAAAAGGTCAGGCCAATTATAATATTTATATGGCACCTGAAGATCGAAACAAAAAAGAAGATCCGAATGCTCCAGAAGAAGGAACAGCAATTAGATTGGAACGCATCGATTTACAAAACTGCCATGTAAAATATAATGACCGTTCGGCAAAGATTCTAGTAGATGCAAAAGGCTTTAATTATATTGGAAAAGGAAATTTGAGCGAAGATATTTTTGACTTGGCAACCGATGCCAAAATTGATGAACTAGATTTCTATTATGACCGAACTGGCTACTTAAGAAAGAAAAAAGTCAGTGCCGATTTAATTACCCGAATCAATACACACGCACTTTCCTTTATTCTTCAGAAAAATGAACTTCACATCAATAAACTGCCTTTAAAATTTACTGGTCTTTTTACCATTTTAAGAGATGGTTATAAAATCAATATTAAAGCGGCTTCAGAAAATACAACGGTAAAAGATTTATTGTCTGTAATGCCTCCAGAATATTTAACGTGGCTGGATAGAACAGAGATTTCAGGACGTAGTGACTTACTACTCACTTTTAAAGGAGACTACAACGTTCAGAAAAAACAAAAACCAAACTTGGCTTTCAATTTAAAAATTAATGAAGGTTCGGTAAATTATAAAAATGCGCCCGTTCCTTTAACCGATTTTCAAATGGATTTAAATGCCATGCTTCCGTCTCTAGATACCGAACAATTGCTGGTTAATTTGAGAACCTTGAAATTTAAGGTGGGTGAAAAAGATTATTTTAATGCTTATCTGCACAGCAAAGGTTTAAGCGAAATGTCGATTAATGCGAGCGTGAAGGGCGCTTTAGACCTTGCTGTTGTTGATGCTGCTTTAGGATTGGAAAATATGGATTTGAAAGGAATTTTGAAAACCGATATTCAGGCTCGAGGAGTTTTTAGCACCACTAAAAAATTATTTCCTAAAACAATTGGCGGCATTTCTTTGAGAAACGGATGGCTTAAAACAAAATATTACCCAAATCCTATTACCAATATCACTTTTATAGCCAATATGCTGAATAAAGCGGGAACCTATCAGGATTTAATCGTTGCAGTAGCGCCTTTTTCTTTTGTTTTTGAAGGAAATCCGGTTTACGTCAATGCCACTTTATCCGATTTTAGCAATTTAGCTTATAATGCCAAAATTAAAGGAGAACTCAATGTAGGCAGAATCTATCAGGTTTTCTCGCAAAAAGGTTTGGATTTAACGGGTTACGCAAAAGCAGATCTTTCTTTAAAAGGAAAACAAAGCTATGCTACAACTGGCCAATATGATAAATTGGATAACAGAGGAACATTGCTGCTGAAAAACATAAAGGCGACTTCAGAATTGTTTCCAAAAGCTTTCTATATCAAACAAGGGAATTTCCGTTTTCAGAATGAAAAAATGTGGTTTGAAAAATTCAATGCTTCGTACGGAAAATCCGATTTTGACATCAACGGTTATCTGCTCAATACCATCAATTATTTCTTAGAATCAAAAGGGACTTTGAGCGGCAATTTCAACTTAAAATCAAAACTAATTAATGTTGATGAATTTATGGCGCTCGAAGAAGGCGAAAATAAAGATCGAAACCTAGAAGTTGAATATGCGAAAGAAGATCATCCGAAAATGAGCGGCGTGGTCATTATTCCGGAAAACCTGAATGTCACTTTAAATGCAAATGCTGACAAAATAGAATACAATAAATTGATATTTAACAAACTGAATGGAAAAATAGGCGTAAAAAAAGAAGGATTTTACTTAGAAAATATTACCTTTAATATCATTGACTGTATTCTAGGGATTAATGCACTGTATAAAGACGAGTCTCCGACCTCTGCCCATTTTGATGCTCATTTTACAGCAAAAGACTTTGATGTTCAGAGAGCTTATAAAGAAATCCCGATGTTTCATGATATGGTTACTGCCGCTGAAAAAGCGCACGGAATAATCTCTGTTGACTATAACGTAAGAGGAGATTTGAACGGAAATATGGGGCCAATTTATGAATCTCTGCAAGGCGGAGGAACCCTTAATTTACGTGATGTTCAAATTAAGGGACTGAAACTTTTCGATGGAATTAGTTCTAAAACAGGACAAAATGGTTTGAATAATCCTGACATGAAAGGAATTGAAATCAAATCGACTATAGATAAGAATCTTATAAACATTGAGCCATTTACCTTTAGTGTAGCCAGTTTTAGGCCAACTATTAAAGGAACTACAAGCTTTGACGGACTTCTGGATTTAAGAATGCGTTTAGGTCTTCCGCTTTTCGGAATTATAGGTTTTCCGATTGTTATTACCGGAACACATGACGCACCAAAAATTAAAATATTCAGTAAAACAGGACAAGAAATTAATCCAGCTGTTTATGATGAAAAGAAAAATAAAGTGATTCGAAAAGAAAAAGTTAGCAAATCCAAAACAAAATAG
- a CDS encoding low affinity iron permease family protein, protein MNSKSQHKSSSFEKFASKVSKAAGSTPAFIGALFLVIGWAISGPIFDYSETWQLVINTGTTIITFLMVFLIQKAQNKDSLAIQLKLNELVASNDLSSNSLVDIENMTEEEMMIVQKYYHHLSQLAKKDKTIRTSHSIAEAEEVHSRKKEKKSKPDNTKKTTKNTSKKITKK, encoded by the coding sequence ATGAATTCAAAATCTCAACATAAAAGCAGTTCATTTGAGAAGTTTGCTTCAAAAGTTTCTAAAGCCGCTGGAAGCACGCCAGCTTTTATTGGAGCTCTTTTTCTTGTTATTGGCTGGGCTATTTCAGGGCCAATTTTCGATTATTCTGAAACTTGGCAATTGGTAATCAATACTGGCACAACGATCATCACTTTTTTAATGGTATTCTTGATTCAAAAAGCACAAAATAAAGATTCGCTTGCCATTCAGTTAAAATTAAACGAGCTAGTGGCATCCAATGATTTATCGAGTAATAGTCTTGTTGATATCGAAAATATGACCGAAGAAGAGATGATGATTGTTCAGAAATATTACCATCATTTAAGCCAATTGGCAAAAAAAGACAAAACGATTAGAACATCGCATTCTATTGCTGAAGCAGAAGAAGTGCATAGTCGTAAAAAAGAAAAAAAAAGTAAACCAGATAATACTAAAAAGACTACCAAAAACACCTCTAAAAAAATAACCAAAAAATGA
- a CDS encoding NAD(P)/FAD-dependent oxidoreductase, whose translation MKLSSTETYWPLKNAIKQSYPSIDSDIHTDILIIGGGITGALTAYKLLNEGKKIVLVDRRDVCGGSTSGSTALLQYEIDVPLHQLIKLRGAKCAIDSYQNGKKAIFDLRNIIDTVGCNCGFEFKKSVYFTTLKKDVPFLKNEFKARKQHGFEISWLSRSELQKMGLNAIAGVESKTAAVMDPFKLATDLLFHCHEKGMQIFDRTNIASIQHQKGKIIATTDSKFSITADHIIHCTGYESTETLKEKVVDLKSTYVITSESQSDLPENFKNTIFWDTASPYHYIRTTDDNRIIMGGGDEDFKDAAKRDKLLPKKETYLLKQFFKRFPDLNFKIDYSWAGTFGETKDGLPYFGKPNPRKNEHYILGFGGNGITFSVIGMNSILDSLNNKKNIDLDYYRFGR comes from the coding sequence ATGAAATTGAGCTCTACTGAAACGTATTGGCCATTAAAAAATGCCATAAAACAAAGTTATCCTTCAATAGATTCTGATATCCACACCGACATTTTGATTATTGGTGGCGGCATAACAGGAGCTTTAACAGCTTATAAATTATTAAATGAAGGAAAAAAAATTGTTCTTGTAGACCGCAGGGATGTCTGCGGCGGAAGCACTTCTGGCAGTACAGCCTTATTACAGTATGAAATTGATGTTCCGTTGCATCAACTCATAAAACTTCGTGGCGCTAAATGTGCCATAGACAGCTATCAAAATGGAAAAAAAGCTATTTTCGATCTTCGAAATATAATTGATACTGTGGGATGCAATTGTGGTTTTGAGTTTAAAAAAAGCGTCTATTTTACTACTCTAAAAAAAGATGTTCCTTTTTTAAAAAATGAATTTAAAGCTAGAAAACAGCATGGTTTCGAAATCAGCTGGTTAAGCAGATCAGAATTGCAAAAAATGGGATTGAATGCAATTGCGGGCGTAGAATCTAAAACCGCTGCTGTTATGGATCCGTTTAAACTGGCAACCGATCTTTTATTTCATTGCCATGAAAAAGGAATGCAGATTTTTGACCGAACTAATATCGCTTCTATTCAGCATCAAAAAGGCAAAATTATTGCAACTACTGATTCTAAATTTTCTATCACAGCAGATCATATTATACATTGCACAGGTTACGAAAGCACAGAAACGCTAAAAGAAAAAGTGGTTGATTTAAAAAGTACTTATGTTATCACTTCTGAAAGTCAGTCAGATCTTCCTGAGAACTTTAAAAACACCATTTTTTGGGATACAGCATCTCCTTATCATTACATTCGAACTACAGATGACAATCGCATCATAATGGGCGGCGGAGATGAAGATTTTAAAGACGCAGCGAAACGAGATAAATTGCTTCCTAAAAAAGAAACGTATCTTTTAAAACAATTCTTTAAAAGATTTCCTGATTTAAATTTTAAAATTGATTATTCCTGGGCAGGCACTTTCGGAGAAACCAAAGATGGTCTTCCCTATTTCGGAAAACCTAATCCGAGAAAAAACGAACATTACATTTTGGGTTTCGGAGGTAACGGAATCACCTTTAGCGTCATTGGAATGAATTCGATCTTGGATTCCCTTAATAATAAAAAAAATATAGATTTAGATTATTATCGATTTGGAAGGTAG
- a CDS encoding bifunctional helix-turn-helix transcriptional regulator/GNAT family N-acetyltransferase — MDFFDKVGKAALGSRLRLMTAVVTDDAAKIYELYGVEFVPKWFPVFYTLAEEREITITEIANEIGHSQPSVSKIIQEMIGAGLIEESAKTEDKRKNNVILTEKGIAISKKIKQQLQDIDVAIDEIIAESKHNLWAALEEWEFLLEQKSLIKRVSEQKKKRESKDVKIVDYKAEYQEAFRALNVEWISTYFEMEEADYKALDNPEDYILKKGGKILVALYENEPVGVCALIKMNNAEYDFEMAKMAVSPKAQGKSIGWLLGKAITEKAKELGAKKIYLESNTILKPAINLYYKLGFEKVFGLETPYKRCNIQMELVLV, encoded by the coding sequence ATGGATTTTTTTGATAAAGTTGGAAAAGCGGCTCTAGGTAGCCGTTTACGTTTAATGACTGCTGTTGTTACAGATGATGCTGCGAAAATATATGAATTGTATGGGGTTGAATTTGTACCGAAATGGTTTCCGGTGTTTTATACCTTGGCAGAAGAACGCGAAATTACGATTACCGAAATCGCTAATGAAATTGGACATTCTCAGCCCTCTGTAAGCAAAATTATTCAGGAAATGATTGGTGCTGGGTTGATTGAAGAAAGCGCAAAAACAGAGGATAAAAGAAAGAATAATGTCATTCTTACTGAAAAAGGAATTGCAATTTCAAAGAAAATCAAACAGCAATTGCAAGATATTGATGTTGCAATTGATGAAATAATTGCTGAAAGCAAACATAATCTTTGGGCAGCATTAGAAGAATGGGAGTTTTTACTGGAGCAAAAATCTTTAATTAAGAGAGTTAGCGAACAAAAGAAAAAGAGAGAAAGCAAAGACGTAAAAATTGTAGATTATAAAGCAGAATATCAGGAAGCTTTTAGGGCGTTGAATGTAGAATGGATTTCAACTTATTTCGAAATGGAAGAAGCCGATTATAAAGCGCTCGATAATCCTGAAGATTACATTCTGAAAAAAGGAGGAAAAATTCTCGTGGCTTTGTATGAAAACGAACCCGTGGGAGTCTGCGCTTTAATTAAAATGAATAATGCTGAATATGATTTTGAGATGGCAAAAATGGCTGTTTCTCCAAAAGCACAAGGAAAAAGCATTGGTTGGCTTTTAGGTAAAGCTATCACAGAGAAAGCAAAAGAGCTCGGAGCAAAGAAGATTTATTTAGAAAGCAACACCATTTTAAAACCTGCAATAAACCTGTATTACAAATTAGGTTTTGAAAAAGTTTTCGGTTTAGAAACACCTTATAAAAGATGTAATATTCAGATGGAGTTGGTGCTTGTTTAA
- a CDS encoding helix-turn-helix domain-containing protein yields MKIVTINTEKTQNIFDELQTSFGGKVNFDLDEYALEVENSFAEGSIIGASFNDNISYVQFDMTFSADVRLDFLNVKSSPIYFAYCSKGNLSHSFGLNGEERKLKTFQTAIVTSKQNQDNVLFFEKGKKTKLTLIIVGTQIDATNQTHSLNQQVKDTFFENNQVTDFFYIGSYNLQIAEKIEQLNSITQKGIVRNLLKEGIMRIILAMEIQQHSDDLHAFANESNGLTLREMEEIKELSEFIKTSPEEAFSIKALSKRSGLSPNKLQEGFKMIHNRTVNDYITHMRVLKAEILIRTSDLNISEIVYCIGFTSRSYFSKIFKQKFNCSPKEYKFNLNSLAITA; encoded by the coding sequence ATGAAAATAGTTACTATAAATACAGAAAAAACTCAAAATATATTTGATGAACTTCAGACTAGTTTTGGCGGAAAAGTGAATTTTGATTTAGACGAATATGCACTCGAAGTAGAAAACAGTTTTGCAGAAGGTTCTATTATTGGCGCTTCCTTTAATGATAATATCTCCTACGTTCAGTTTGATATGACATTTTCTGCAGATGTGAGATTGGATTTTTTAAATGTAAAATCGTCTCCTATTTATTTTGCTTATTGTTCTAAAGGAAACCTTTCGCATAGTTTTGGATTAAATGGTGAGGAACGAAAATTAAAAACGTTTCAAACCGCAATTGTAACCTCTAAGCAAAACCAGGATAATGTTCTCTTTTTTGAAAAAGGTAAAAAGACAAAACTTACATTAATTATTGTTGGCACTCAGATTGATGCTACTAATCAAACTCATTCTTTAAATCAGCAGGTAAAAGATACTTTTTTTGAAAATAATCAAGTAACTGATTTCTTTTACATTGGTTCGTATAATTTGCAGATCGCAGAAAAAATTGAACAGCTTAATTCCATTACACAAAAAGGAATTGTGAGAAATTTGCTGAAAGAAGGAATTATGAGAATTATTTTGGCAATGGAAATTCAACAGCATTCAGATGATTTGCATGCTTTTGCAAATGAATCAAACGGATTAACGTTGAGAGAAATGGAAGAAATAAAAGAACTATCAGAGTTTATAAAAACAAGTCCAGAAGAGGCATTTTCTATTAAAGCCTTAAGTAAAAGATCTGGTTTGTCTCCAAATAAACTTCAAGAGGGTTTCAAAATGATTCATAATCGTACAGTAAACGATTACATCACACACATGCGCGTTCTTAAAGCCGAAATTCTAATTAGAACATCCGACCTAAATATTTCAGAAATTGTTTACTGTATTGGTTTTACCAGCAGAAGTTATTTCTCTAAAATATTCAAGCAAAAATTCAACTGCAGCCCAAAAGAATATAAGTTTAATTTGAATTCGTTGGCAATAACGGCTTAG
- a CDS encoding DNA-deoxyinosine glycosylase has product MKSFSFAPISSPNSKILILGTMPGTKSLELNQYYGHNQNNFWKFMFPILGEEFSNDYEMRKNLLIKNNIALWDVLQFCDRVGSLDSAIKNEIANDFEDFLATHPQIESILFNGQKAAAFFKKYVHLTKEYKTFTLPSTSPANAGKTFQDKLHEWNIIKNLL; this is encoded by the coding sequence ATGAAAAGTTTTTCCTTTGCCCCTATTAGTTCTCCAAATTCTAAAATTCTTATTTTAGGCACAATGCCTGGAACAAAATCTTTAGAGCTAAATCAGTATTATGGTCATAATCAGAATAACTTTTGGAAGTTTATGTTTCCCATTCTAGGCGAAGAGTTTTCTAATGATTACGAAATGCGAAAAAACTTATTAATCAAAAATAATATTGCGCTTTGGGATGTCTTACAATTTTGCGATCGAGTTGGAAGTTTGGACAGTGCCATAAAAAATGAAATAGCAAATGACTTTGAAGATTTCTTGGCAACACATCCTCAAATAGAAAGCATTCTTTTTAACGGACAAAAAGCAGCCGCATTTTTTAAAAAATATGTTCACTTAACAAAAGAATACAAAACATTTACACTTCCATCCACAAGTCCGGCCAATGCTGGCAAGACTTTTCAGGATAAATTACACGAATGGAACATCATTAAAAACCTATTATAA
- a CDS encoding DUF6526 family protein gives MKIQTYYNHIRFYTPQHFIYYPVLILFLAASIYLGITTEDHLIWAFISVAFVFLFALAYMLRQHYALTLQNRIVRLEMRYRYFTLTGKRFEEFEYKLTDDQIFALRFAPDDELVPLVEDTLKNSLTGDAIKKAIVHWKADYHRV, from the coding sequence ATGAAAATTCAGACATATTATAATCATATACGGTTTTATACTCCGCAGCATTTTATATATTATCCCGTTTTAATTTTATTCTTGGCTGCCAGTATTTATTTAGGCATTACGACAGAAGATCATTTAATATGGGCATTTATTAGCGTAGCTTTTGTATTTCTTTTTGCCCTCGCTTATATGCTGCGTCAGCATTATGCTTTGACACTGCAAAACAGAATTGTGCGCTTAGAAATGCGCTACCGCTATTTCACCCTTACAGGCAAAAGATTTGAAGAATTTGAATACAAACTTACAGACGATCAAATTTTTGCTTTACGCTTTGCGCCAGATGACGAATTGGTTCCTCTTGTTGAGGATACTTTAAAAAACAGCTTAACAGGTGATGCAATCAAAAAAGCAATTGTGCATTGGAAAGCAGATTATCATAGGGTTTAA